One region of Streptomyces sp. CG4 genomic DNA includes:
- a CDS encoding TetR/AcrR family transcriptional regulator — MPTSAPPKNRFERRRAETRQALVRAARQILAETGDTSASIQAIAERADVGFGSFYNHFESKTELFDAAVTDALEEFGQVIDERVEGIDDPAELVAAGFRLTARMADSHPELMRILRDRGLAHIHSDSGLAPRALRDLEIGIASGRFTCGNATTALSALGGTLLSLVALRLDRPDLDGDEAASDLAEMVLRMLGLAADDAHEVTRRPLPDLAR, encoded by the coding sequence ATGCCGACGTCAGCCCCGCCCAAGAACCGCTTCGAGCGACGCCGTGCCGAGACCCGCCAGGCGCTCGTCCGCGCGGCCCGGCAGATCCTCGCGGAAACCGGGGACACGAGCGCAAGCATCCAGGCCATCGCCGAGCGCGCCGATGTCGGCTTCGGGTCCTTCTACAACCACTTCGAGTCGAAGACGGAGCTGTTCGACGCGGCGGTGACGGACGCCCTGGAGGAGTTCGGGCAGGTCATCGACGAGCGCGTGGAAGGCATCGACGACCCGGCCGAGCTGGTCGCGGCCGGCTTCCGGCTCACCGCCCGGATGGCCGACTCCCACCCGGAACTCATGCGCATCCTGCGCGACCGCGGCCTGGCCCACATCCACTCCGACAGCGGCCTCGCCCCACGCGCCCTGCGCGACCTGGAGATCGGCATCGCCTCGGGCCGTTTCACCTGCGGCAACGCGACCACTGCCCTGTCGGCCCTGGGCGGCACCCTGCTGTCCCTGGTGGCTCTCCGGCTGGACCGCCCGGACCTCGACGGCGACGAGGCCGCCTCCGACCTGGCCGAGATGGTCCTGCGCATGCTCGGCCTCGCTGCGGACGACGCCCACGAGGTCACCCGTCGCCCGCTGCCCGATCTCGCCCGATGA
- a CDS encoding fumarylacetoacetate hydrolase family protein, with product MSTNVLRTPDGWWAVRNERAVRIETKAVTTAELLADRAAVQEAAASGERGTPVADLVALPPVTTPCRVVAQMVNYRSHAKDSGFTGDIPPTFFRKASGSVSGPHDTIVRPTHVNFLDYEVELGLVMGATLPVGTVVEEQDLPSYVAGLVLTNDVSARDVQLTKTQFYESKSYPTFTPTGPYLALLEPEDFDRLIDLRLRLSVNGVTRQDRTLADMIVRPAQALTLLARFQTLDPGDLLLTGTPGGTALKAPPKPVEKIAALLPPALKWKAFFNGQAKNPRYLRDGDLVTASIATPDGRIDLGEQRTAVADAT from the coding sequence ATGAGCACCAACGTGCTGCGCACCCCCGACGGCTGGTGGGCCGTCCGAAACGAGCGCGCCGTCCGCATCGAGACCAAGGCGGTCACCACCGCCGAACTGCTCGCCGACCGGGCCGCCGTGCAGGAGGCCGCCGCCTCCGGCGAGCGCGGCACACCCGTCGCCGACCTGGTGGCGCTGCCCCCGGTCACCACCCCCTGCCGGGTGGTCGCCCAAATGGTCAACTACCGCAGCCACGCCAAGGATTCGGGCTTCACGGGCGACATCCCGCCCACCTTCTTCCGCAAGGCGTCCGGCTCGGTCAGCGGCCCGCACGACACGATCGTCCGTCCCACGCACGTGAACTTCCTCGACTACGAAGTCGAACTCGGCCTCGTCATGGGCGCGACGCTCCCGGTGGGCACGGTGGTGGAGGAGCAGGACCTTCCTTCGTACGTCGCCGGGCTCGTCCTCACCAACGACGTCAGCGCCCGCGACGTCCAGCTGACCAAGACCCAGTTCTACGAGAGCAAGTCCTACCCGACCTTCACGCCGACGGGTCCGTACCTGGCCCTGCTGGAGCCGGAGGACTTCGACCGTCTGATCGACCTGCGACTGCGGCTGTCGGTGAACGGTGTAACGCGTCAGGACCGCACCCTGGCCGACATGATCGTGCGGCCCGCGCAGGCGCTCACCCTGCTCGCCCGCTTCCAGACCCTCGACCCGGGCGACCTGCTGCTGACCGGTACGCCCGGCGGCACGGCTCTGAAGGCCCCGCCCAAGCCGGTCGAGAAGATCGCCGCGCTGCTGCCGCCCGCGCTGAAGTGGAAGGCGTTCTTCAACGGCCAGGCCAAGAACCCCCGGTATCTGCGCGACGGTGACCTCGTCACCGCCTCGATCGCCACCCCCGACGGGCGGATCGACCTGGGCGAGCAGCGGACCGCTGTGGCGGACGCGACGTGA
- a CDS encoding TetR/AcrR family transcriptional regulator, producing MPLTEAGIYAAALRLIDEDGVEALTMRKLATALDANPMSLYHHVPNKEAVLRGVTRMVGAQFRTVTLEDAPWQERIRLLATDFRTLAHRHPKLLAYSFSHQPDFIQPDDPFWTALTAIVAAAGVPQSEVSEIAALMVAVVIGVLTAELNGALQQWSTLKPHGPEAVEDEAADADPGSTSAAPEGPDQDRMFRLVMDTLITGLESRLTTGRDGRRAGH from the coding sequence GTGCCTCTGACGGAGGCCGGGATCTATGCCGCCGCCCTGCGGCTCATCGACGAGGACGGGGTCGAGGCGCTCACCATGCGCAAACTCGCCACCGCGCTCGACGCGAACCCGATGTCGCTGTACCACCACGTGCCGAACAAGGAAGCCGTGCTGCGCGGCGTGACGAGAATGGTCGGAGCGCAGTTCCGCACCGTGACCCTGGAGGACGCTCCCTGGCAGGAGCGGATCCGTCTGCTCGCCACGGACTTCCGGACCCTGGCGCACCGTCACCCCAAGCTGCTGGCGTACTCGTTCAGCCACCAGCCGGACTTCATCCAGCCCGACGACCCGTTCTGGACCGCCCTCACCGCCATCGTGGCCGCTGCCGGTGTGCCGCAGTCAGAGGTCTCGGAGATCGCCGCGCTGATGGTCGCCGTCGTCATCGGTGTCCTCACCGCGGAACTCAACGGCGCTCTCCAGCAGTGGTCGACCCTCAAGCCCCACGGCCCTGAAGCCGTCGAAGACGAGGCCGCGGACGCAGACCCTGGCTCTACCAGTGCGGCCCCTGAAGGCCCTGACCAGGACCGCATGTTCCGCCTCGTGATGGACACGCTGATCACGGGCCTGGAAAGCCGCCTCACCACCGGTCGTGACGGCCGGCGCGCCGGCCATTGA
- a CDS encoding TetR/AcrR family transcriptional regulator, giving the protein MQTTDTPGRTVRRKDAHSNRRRILATARQKLRENPDASLDSISQAAGVARRTLYGHFPSRHALIADLTQEAGHELRQAFARARTADADPVEAMTRMVLAAWTVGDHYRVLITVGRRHLEEDEIRTTLAPARAEAVATLRRGQREGVFADHLPAPVLAQALEALMLALAEENAACPWADPTGEAAATAFLVAAGVAPQRAALQVQEVIGRDRAAGDG; this is encoded by the coding sequence ATGCAGACGACCGACACCCCGGGCCGTACTGTGCGGCGCAAGGATGCGCACTCCAACCGCCGACGCATCCTCGCGACCGCCCGGCAGAAACTGCGGGAAAACCCGGACGCGAGTCTCGACAGCATCTCTCAGGCGGCCGGCGTCGCCCGGCGCACCCTCTACGGACACTTCCCCAGCCGGCATGCGCTGATCGCCGACCTGACGCAGGAAGCAGGCCATGAACTCCGGCAGGCGTTCGCCAGAGCCCGTACCGCGGATGCCGACCCGGTCGAGGCGATGACACGGATGGTGCTGGCGGCATGGACGGTGGGCGACCACTACCGCGTGCTCATCACCGTGGGACGACGCCATCTGGAAGAGGACGAGATCCGCACCACCCTGGCACCGGCCCGCGCAGAAGCCGTCGCAACCCTACGGCGCGGTCAGCGCGAAGGCGTCTTCGCGGACCACCTTCCAGCACCCGTGCTCGCCCAGGCACTGGAGGCACTCATGCTGGCCCTCGCCGAGGAGAACGCCGCATGCCCGTGGGCGGACCCCACTGGTGAGGCCGCAGCAACCGCGTTCCTCGTCGCCGCCGGCGTAGCACCACAGAGGGCCGCGCTTCAGGTGCAGGAGGTCATCGGGCGAGATCGGGCAGCGGGCGACGGGTGA
- a CDS encoding zinc-binding dehydrogenase — protein sequence MDTMLAGRFHLDSKKFAVEEVPIPVPGPGEVLIEVKAAGVCLSDVHLLDGSLVPLFATSDTVTVGHEVSGVIHTLGPDLKRGLPVGARVTLEAGKTCGTCAGCVRHRPCTQMLTAGIDYDGGWAEYVIAREDTLIPIPDSLPFDQAAIIPDAVSTPYAAVVATAGVRAAQSVGVWGVGGVGAHNVRLARLVGAAPIIAVDPLPSARERALAFGADLALDPAAPDFADQVRAATGGRGLDFAFDCAGVPAVRDQAASVLGLGGSLILVGITPRPLTITEGLTFNYLQKQVRGHYGGFPESVSELVQLTAAGRLDLAPSITDHIPLVEAADAVHRLENKIGDPIRLILVP from the coding sequence ATGGACACCATGCTCGCCGGACGCTTCCACCTGGACAGCAAGAAGTTCGCCGTGGAAGAGGTCCCGATCCCCGTGCCGGGCCCGGGCGAGGTCCTCATCGAGGTCAAGGCCGCAGGCGTCTGCCTCTCCGACGTCCACCTGCTCGACGGCTCCCTGGTCCCGCTGTTCGCCACCTCCGACACGGTCACCGTCGGCCACGAGGTCTCCGGGGTGATCCACACGCTCGGCCCCGACCTCAAGCGCGGCCTGCCCGTCGGCGCCCGCGTCACCCTGGAGGCCGGCAAGACCTGCGGCACGTGCGCCGGCTGCGTGCGCCACCGCCCCTGCACCCAGATGCTCACTGCCGGCATCGACTACGACGGCGGCTGGGCCGAGTACGTCATCGCCCGCGAGGACACCCTCATCCCCATCCCCGACAGCCTCCCCTTCGACCAGGCCGCGATCATCCCCGACGCGGTCTCCACCCCCTACGCCGCCGTCGTCGCCACCGCGGGCGTCCGTGCCGCCCAGTCCGTCGGCGTCTGGGGAGTCGGCGGAGTCGGCGCGCACAACGTACGCCTCGCCCGCCTGGTCGGCGCCGCCCCGATCATCGCCGTCGACCCGCTGCCCAGCGCCCGCGAGCGCGCCCTGGCCTTCGGCGCGGACCTCGCGCTCGACCCGGCAGCCCCCGACTTCGCCGACCAGGTCCGCGCAGCCACCGGCGGACGCGGCCTCGACTTCGCCTTCGACTGCGCCGGCGTCCCCGCCGTCCGCGACCAGGCCGCCTCCGTGCTCGGCCTGGGCGGCTCCCTGATCCTGGTGGGCATCACACCCCGGCCGCTGACCATCACCGAGGGCCTGACCTTCAACTACCTGCAGAAGCAGGTGCGCGGCCACTACGGCGGCTTCCCCGAGTCCGTCTCCGAGCTGGTGCAGCTGACCGCGGCCGGCCGCCTCGACCTGGCCCCCTCCATCACCGACCACATCCCGCTCGTCGAGGCCGCCGACGCCGTCCACCGACTGGAGAACAAGATCGGCGACCCGATCCGCCTCATCCTCGTCCCCTGA
- a CDS encoding VOC family protein: protein MSHIPVDKGGPLTPHQDLHSEQGALRGEHPGRARNPVIKVADLAWLEFEKPDLDRAEVFARDFGFAIAARTQHELWLRGTFAGSPCMVIRRGSASRFLGPAFRAAERADVDRLAAAVGHTVRDIDVPGGGRSVALFDPSGLPVRVVHCAEPLPALPGQQPLPLNTGIEGRRTNTTQRPPREPSRIQRLGHVVLETRTFTRTLDWYLDTLGMIVSDFLFLDGQRRRGPTMAFIRCDQGSLPVDHHTLALHLGPGTGYVHSAYQVTDLDAIAAGGEYLAERGYQRSWGIGRHIQGSQLFDYWRDPDRFMLEHFADGDLFSCDLEPGWAPMSASGLAQWGPPVTRDFLGTSPSPAKLREVMTALRDDNELDPARLLGLMKAMSS from the coding sequence ATGTCCCACATCCCCGTTGACAAGGGCGGTCCTCTGACGCCCCACCAAGACCTCCACAGTGAGCAGGGCGCCCTACGCGGTGAACACCCCGGACGAGCCCGGAATCCCGTGATCAAAGTGGCGGATCTGGCCTGGCTGGAGTTCGAGAAGCCCGACCTGGACCGGGCCGAGGTGTTCGCCCGCGACTTCGGCTTCGCGATCGCCGCCCGCACCCAGCACGAACTGTGGCTGCGCGGCACGTTCGCGGGCTCACCCTGCATGGTCATCCGGCGCGGGAGCGCCTCCCGCTTCCTCGGACCGGCGTTCCGCGCGGCCGAGCGGGCCGATGTGGACCGGCTGGCCGCCGCCGTCGGCCACACCGTCCGGGACATCGACGTCCCCGGCGGCGGCCGGTCGGTCGCCCTGTTCGATCCCTCGGGACTCCCGGTCCGGGTGGTGCACTGCGCCGAACCGCTTCCCGCGCTTCCCGGGCAGCAGCCGCTGCCCCTCAACACCGGCATCGAAGGCCGTCGTACGAACACCACCCAGCGCCCGCCCCGCGAGCCGTCCCGCATCCAGCGCCTGGGCCATGTGGTCCTGGAGACGCGGACGTTCACCCGCACCCTGGACTGGTACCTGGACACCCTCGGCATGATCGTGTCCGACTTCCTGTTCCTGGACGGGCAGCGCCGGCGCGGACCGACCATGGCGTTCATCCGCTGCGACCAGGGCAGCCTGCCCGTGGACCACCACACCCTCGCCCTGCACCTCGGGCCGGGCACCGGCTACGTCCACTCCGCCTACCAGGTCACCGACCTCGACGCGATCGCCGCCGGCGGGGAGTACCTGGCCGAGCGCGGCTACCAGCGCAGCTGGGGGATCGGCCGGCACATCCAGGGCAGCCAGCTCTTCGACTACTGGCGCGACCCCGACCGCTTCATGCTGGAGCACTTCGCCGACGGCGACCTGTTCTCCTGCGACCTCGAACCCGGATGGGCACCGATGTCGGCGAGCGGCCTGGCCCAGTGGGGGCCGCCCGTCACCCGCGACTTCCTGGGCACCAGCCCCTCCCCCGCCAAGCTCCGCGAGGTCATGACGGCCCTGCGCGACGACAACGAACTCGACCCCGCACGCCTGCTGGGCCTGATGAAAGCGATGAGCTCATGA
- a CDS encoding bifunctional cytochrome P450/NADPH--P450 reductase — protein MTTHSANGLRPIRSPRGIPLLGNTPQIPDTNPVEYFGELSKQFPEGIYGMDIAGIEQVFVYDPDLVAEVCDETRFFKQIDKTPLHHVRDFAGAGLFTAHQYEEEWGMAHRVLLPAFSQRAMKAYFGQMLEIAQNLAGKWERREGQSVNITDDYTRLTLDTIALSGFGYRFKSFDKEELHPFLNALLEALIESLRRSQELPMMTKLRKADDRKYRDNIRLMQDLVESVIKERREEKGTGEEDLLGLMLEATDPETGKLLADDNVRDQVLTFLIAGHETTSGLLSFATYSLMRNPHVLAQAYAEVDRLLPGDTVPDYDTIMQLDVIPRILDETLRLWAPIPAFGKAPLEDTVIGGRYLLKKGTRVNILEGPLHTHPKAWDRPDEFDIDRWLPENRAQQHPHAYKPFGNGVRACIGRQFALTEARLALALVLQKFKLSDTSDYKMDVREALTRKPGNFELIVRRRQEHERTVFGAADLQTGDTQAQAAVSGVGVNLTVAYGSSLGSCEDLARTIADRGERSGFGTTLVSLDELGDNLPSEGLLAVVAASYNGKAPDNAQRFDDLLGAGLPEGSLTNVRYALLGAGNTQWVATYQAFPKRIEEGLLAAGATPVVERGIADAAGDFDGMATRWMDTLWATLAEEYAADTSQASGPRYQVQLLTESDVRPAIVSEQAYPLTVVANEELVADATGLWDFQIEPPRPSAKSITFELPDGVTYDTGNHLAVFAKNELALAERALRRLGVEYDQVLRLDQPAGGRTHLPVGTPVTAGILLTEFLELQDVATRSQIQTLAEYTECPWTRPQLQAYTADTQEAEERYQKEVLGKRISVLGLLERFPAVELPLAVFLEMMGPIRPRFYSISSAPSANPRHVRLTVGLLEGPALSGDGQYRGTCSSYIAGLEPGDVVYGYVRVPSPTFAPPADPATPLILIGPGTGIAPLRGFLEERATQHAKGTQVGASQVFVGCRHPEHDYFYKQEMQDWEQAGIAQIHTAFSAVTGHPARFVQNAIAHAADTVWQAIEDGAYIYVCGDGRRMAPAVREALAALHRQKTGSDEETAQQWLAQLEADERYQQDVFA, from the coding sequence ATGACCACGCACTCCGCGAACGGCCTTCGCCCCATCCGGTCCCCGCGCGGGATCCCCCTCCTCGGCAACACGCCGCAGATCCCCGACACCAATCCGGTGGAGTACTTCGGTGAGCTGTCCAAGCAGTTCCCCGAGGGCATCTACGGCATGGACATCGCCGGCATCGAGCAGGTCTTCGTCTACGACCCGGACCTGGTGGCCGAGGTCTGCGACGAGACGCGGTTCTTCAAGCAGATCGACAAGACGCCGCTGCACCACGTCCGGGACTTCGCGGGGGCGGGCCTGTTCACGGCCCACCAGTACGAAGAGGAATGGGGCATGGCACACCGTGTCCTGCTGCCGGCGTTCAGCCAGCGGGCCATGAAGGCGTACTTCGGGCAGATGCTGGAGATCGCCCAGAACCTGGCGGGCAAGTGGGAGCGCCGGGAGGGTCAGTCGGTCAACATCACCGACGACTACACCCGCCTGACGCTGGACACCATCGCCCTGTCGGGGTTCGGCTACCGGTTCAAGTCCTTCGACAAGGAGGAGCTGCACCCCTTCCTCAACGCGCTGCTGGAGGCGCTGATCGAGTCGCTGCGGCGCTCGCAGGAGCTGCCGATGATGACCAAGCTGCGCAAGGCGGACGACCGCAAGTACCGCGACAACATCCGGCTGATGCAGGACCTGGTCGAGAGTGTGATCAAGGAGCGCCGCGAGGAGAAGGGCACCGGTGAGGAGGACCTGCTGGGTCTGATGCTGGAGGCCACCGACCCGGAGACCGGCAAGCTGCTGGCCGACGACAACGTCCGCGACCAGGTGCTGACGTTTCTGATCGCCGGTCACGAGACCACCAGTGGTCTGCTGTCGTTCGCCACGTACTCGCTGATGCGCAACCCGCACGTCCTGGCCCAGGCGTATGCCGAGGTGGACCGCCTGCTGCCCGGCGACACCGTCCCGGACTACGACACGATCATGCAGCTGGACGTCATCCCGCGGATCCTGGACGAGACCCTGCGTCTGTGGGCTCCGATCCCGGCGTTCGGCAAGGCTCCGCTGGAGGACACCGTCATCGGTGGCCGCTACCTTCTCAAGAAGGGCACGCGGGTCAACATCCTCGAGGGTCCCCTGCACACCCACCCCAAGGCGTGGGACCGTCCCGATGAGTTCGACATCGACCGGTGGCTGCCGGAGAACCGGGCTCAGCAGCACCCGCACGCCTACAAGCCGTTCGGCAACGGTGTGCGTGCCTGCATCGGCCGGCAGTTCGCGCTGACCGAGGCCCGCCTGGCCCTGGCGTTGGTGCTGCAGAAGTTCAAGCTCTCGGACACCAGCGACTACAAGATGGACGTGCGGGAGGCGTTGACGCGCAAGCCCGGCAACTTCGAGCTGATCGTCCGCCGTCGTCAGGAGCACGAGCGGACCGTTTTCGGCGCCGCGGACCTGCAGACCGGCGACACGCAGGCGCAGGCAGCGGTCAGCGGTGTCGGGGTGAACCTGACCGTCGCCTACGGCTCCAGCCTGGGTTCGTGCGAGGACCTGGCGCGCACCATCGCCGACCGAGGTGAGCGCTCCGGCTTCGGCACCACGCTGGTGAGCCTGGACGAGCTGGGTGACAACCTGCCCTCCGAGGGCCTGCTCGCCGTGGTGGCGGCCAGCTACAACGGCAAGGCTCCCGACAACGCCCAGCGCTTCGACGACCTGCTCGGCGCCGGGCTGCCCGAGGGCTCGCTGACGAATGTGCGGTACGCGCTGCTGGGCGCCGGCAACACCCAGTGGGTGGCCACCTACCAGGCATTCCCCAAGCGGATCGAGGAAGGTCTGCTGGCCGCCGGCGCCACCCCGGTCGTCGAACGCGGCATCGCGGACGCCGCCGGGGACTTCGACGGCATGGCCACGCGGTGGATGGACACCCTGTGGGCCACCCTGGCCGAGGAGTACGCCGCCGACACCTCTCAGGCGAGCGGCCCCCGTTACCAGGTCCAGCTGCTCACCGAGTCCGACGTGCGCCCCGCCATCGTCTCCGAGCAGGCTTACCCGCTCACCGTGGTCGCCAACGAGGAACTCGTGGCCGACGCGACCGGACTGTGGGACTTCCAGATCGAGCCGCCGCGCCCGTCCGCGAAGTCCATCACCTTCGAGCTGCCCGACGGCGTCACCTACGACACCGGCAACCACCTGGCCGTCTTCGCCAAGAACGAACTCGCCCTGGCGGAGCGCGCTTTGAGGCGGCTCGGTGTCGAGTACGACCAGGTGCTCCGGCTCGACCAGCCGGCCGGTGGCCGCACCCACCTGCCGGTCGGCACGCCGGTCACCGCCGGCATCCTGCTCACCGAGTTCCTGGAGCTGCAGGACGTGGCCACCCGGTCCCAGATCCAGACGCTCGCCGAGTACACCGAGTGCCCGTGGACCCGGCCGCAGCTCCAGGCGTACACCGCCGACACCCAGGAGGCCGAGGAGCGCTACCAGAAGGAGGTCCTCGGCAAGCGCATCTCGGTGCTGGGCCTGCTGGAGCGCTTCCCGGCCGTCGAGCTGCCGCTGGCCGTGTTCCTGGAGATGATGGGCCCCATCCGCCCGCGCTTCTACTCCATCTCCTCCGCCCCGTCCGCCAACCCGCGCCACGTGCGCCTGACCGTCGGCCTGCTGGAAGGCCCGGCCCTGTCCGGCGACGGCCAGTACCGCGGCACCTGCTCCTCCTACATCGCCGGCCTCGAGCCCGGAGACGTCGTCTACGGCTACGTCCGCGTGCCCTCCCCCACCTTCGCCCCGCCCGCCGACCCCGCCACGCCGCTGATCCTCATCGGCCCCGGCACCGGCATCGCGCCGCTGCGCGGCTTCCTGGAGGAGCGGGCGACACAGCACGCGAAGGGCACCCAGGTGGGCGCGTCGCAGGTCTTCGTCGGCTGCCGCCACCCGGAACACGACTACTTCTACAAGCAGGAGATGCAGGACTGGGAGCAGGCCGGGATCGCGCAGATCCACACCGCCTTCTCCGCGGTGACCGGCCACCCGGCCCGCTTCGTGCAGAACGCCATCGCCCATGCCGCCGACACGGTGTGGCAGGCCATCGAGGACGGCGCGTACATCTACGTCTGCGGTGACGGCCGCCGCATGGCCCCCGCCGTCCGCGAGGCACTCGCCGCCCTCCACCGCCAGAAGACCGGCAGCGACGAGGAGACCGCCCAGCAGTGGCTCGCCCAGCTCGAAGCGGACGAGCGCTACCAGCAGGACGTCTTCGCCTGA
- a CDS encoding bifunctional 3-(3-hydroxy-phenyl)propionate/3-hydroxycinnamic acid hydroxylase, whose product MSAASRRPVVIIGAGPVGVTAALLLARHGVPSLLLERHRDVYPLPRAVVVDDEVRRILQSIGVHEEFATLARPAPGLRLLDARRRVIAEFPRSLHGHHGFPQTSMFDQPELERLLRDALARRPECELRGGVEVVSVSQDTDGTAPVRVTFRRDGSVEDEHVWADAVLGCDGAGSITRDAIGAVWEDLHFEESWRVIDVRTSLPVRTWDGAEQICCPTRPATFMRVGEDRYRWEFRLAEGESLDGPEGLEQLHELVAPWVDLPSAAHGGGGDDFKVIRQAHYTFRARLANRWRRGRVFLMGDAAHLTPPFIGQGLCAGLRDARNLTWKLARVLQQGADDRLLDTYQQERKPHARHVIRVAVAVGWAMTGGQDRGAAIRRAVVGAACRIPGVTAAVSRDLSPALTANPLVRRRPRLTGRSLAGTFCPQPWVIVDGRRERLDDILGDSFAVLTALPPTARMTGVATALGASVIHVGDLDDDGTLAAWLARGRADAVLLRPDRVVMDTVPTGTGDFTDAAAWAPLLHTARRAEARPAP is encoded by the coding sequence GTGAGCGCCGCATCCCGGAGACCGGTAGTGATCATCGGCGCGGGCCCCGTCGGGGTCACGGCCGCGCTCCTGCTCGCCCGGCACGGAGTGCCCAGCCTGCTCCTCGAACGCCACCGGGACGTTTACCCCCTGCCGCGCGCCGTCGTCGTGGACGACGAGGTTCGCCGGATCCTGCAGAGTATCGGCGTCCACGAGGAGTTCGCCACCCTCGCCAGGCCGGCGCCCGGGTTGCGGCTGCTGGACGCCCGGCGCCGCGTGATCGCCGAGTTCCCACGGTCCCTGCACGGCCACCACGGCTTCCCGCAGACCAGCATGTTCGACCAGCCAGAGCTGGAACGGCTGCTGCGCGACGCCCTGGCCCGTCGCCCCGAGTGCGAGCTGCGGGGCGGGGTGGAGGTCGTGTCCGTCAGCCAGGACACCGACGGAACGGCTCCGGTCCGGGTCACCTTCCGCCGCGACGGCAGCGTCGAGGACGAGCACGTGTGGGCCGACGCCGTCCTCGGCTGCGACGGCGCGGGCAGCATCACCCGCGATGCCATCGGCGCCGTGTGGGAGGACCTGCATTTCGAGGAGAGCTGGCGGGTCATCGACGTGCGCACCAGCCTCCCGGTGCGCACCTGGGACGGCGCCGAGCAGATCTGCTGTCCCACCCGCCCGGCCACCTTCATGCGCGTCGGCGAGGACCGCTACCGCTGGGAGTTCCGGCTGGCCGAGGGCGAGTCCTTGGACGGCCCGGAAGGGCTGGAGCAGCTGCACGAGCTGGTCGCCCCCTGGGTCGACCTGCCGTCCGCTGCCCACGGGGGCGGAGGCGACGACTTCAAGGTGATCCGGCAGGCGCACTACACCTTCCGGGCCCGCCTCGCCAACCGGTGGCGCCGTGGACGCGTCTTCCTGATGGGTGACGCGGCCCACCTCACCCCGCCCTTCATCGGGCAGGGCCTGTGCGCGGGCCTGCGCGACGCCCGCAACCTCACCTGGAAACTCGCCCGCGTCCTTCAGCAGGGCGCAGACGACCGACTGCTGGACACCTACCAGCAGGAGCGCAAGCCGCACGCCCGCCACGTGATCCGTGTCGCGGTCGCCGTCGGCTGGGCCATGACCGGTGGACAGGACCGCGGTGCGGCCATCCGCCGGGCCGTGGTGGGCGCGGCCTGCCGCATCCCCGGTGTGACCGCGGCGGTGAGCCGCGACCTCAGCCCCGCACTGACCGCCAATCCGCTGGTACGACGCCGCCCCCGACTGACCGGCCGCTCACTGGCCGGCACCTTCTGCCCGCAACCCTGGGTGATCGTCGACGGCAGGCGAGAGCGCCTCGACGACATACTCGGGGACTCCTTCGCCGTGCTGACCGCCCTGCCGCCCACGGCACGGATGACGGGCGTGGCCACGGCCCTGGGCGCATCCGTGATCCATGTCGGCGACCTGGACGACGACGGCACGCTGGCGGCCTGGCTGGCGCGCGGCCGGGCGGACGCGGTCCTGTTGCGACCCGACCGCGTCGTGATGGACACCGTCCCCACCGGCACCGGCGACTTCACCGACGCCGCCGCCTGGGCTCCCCTGCTACACACGGCCCGCCGCGCCGAAGCCCGGCCCGCACCCTGA